Genomic segment of Macellibacteroides fermentans:
TGTTTGCATCCGAACGTATTGCCGGGCTGATGGATAAACTTGGATTCAAAGAAGGTGAAGTTTTAGAGCATAATATGCTTAGCAAGTCCGTAGAACGTGCCCAAAAGAAGGTAGAGGAAAACAACTTCGGAATCCGTAAACGGTTGTTGGAATACGACGATGTAATGAACTCACAAAGAGAAGTTGTATACTCACGCCGTCGTCACGCCTTATTGGGTGAACGTATTGGAATAGACGTTCTTAATACAATTTATGATACTTCATCAGCTATTGTTGATCAGCATGAAGGTGATTTTGAATCATTCAAGCTTGAACTATTCAAGGTATTTGCAATGGAGTGTCCTTTCACCGAAGATGAATTCAGAAGTGGAAAATCAGACGCTCTTACTGATAAGTTGTTTGGGGCCGCATTAAAAACATTCAAACGCAAAATGGAGCGCTTATCGGAAGTTGCAAATCCGGTAATCAAACAAGTTTACGAAAATCAGGGGGGAATGTATGAAAACATTATGATTCCAATCACAGATGGGAAACGGATGTATAACATCAGCTGCAACCTTAAGGAAGCTTACGAAACTGAATGTAAGGCCATCGTCAAATCATTCCAGAAATCGATCGTACTTCATACAATTGATGAAGCTTGGAAAGAGCACTTGCGTGAAATGGATGAGTTGCGCCACTCTGTTCAGAATGCGAGCTACGAAAACAAAGATCCATTGCTTATTTATAAATTGGAATCTTACAACCTGTTTAAAACGATGGTAGATAATATGAACCGAAAGACTGCCTCTATTCTTATGAGAGGTCAGATTCCGGTTCGCGAAGAACCAAAACAATCACAGGCTGAAGCCGAAGCAGCCCACGCAGCTGCGCAACGCGTTGCTGTACAACAAGCTGTTCCTGAAAAACGACAGGATATGAGTAAATACCGTACGCAGAAAGATGAAATTGGTGGTACTACTCAGACCGAGGAACGCGCAGAACAACGTCCTCAACCTAAGCATGAACCTGTTCGTGTTGAAAAACAAGTAGGGCGTAATGATGCATGTCCATGCGGAAGTGGCAAAAAATATAAAAATTGTCACGGAAAAGGGCTATAATAATTTCAACTAACATAATAGAAAGAGGGTGTTCGTAAGATCATCCTCTTTCATTTTATACCTTAATAATATACCCTCTTAACTCCTTACCCTCTTCCCTTTCAGCTAATACCTTTACCACTAAATTTATATTACGAAGCTCCTCAAGTGTTAGATTTCAATAAACACTATTATGAATTCATTTTCTATTAATTAGAAACATTTTTGACTTTAATTAATTTAAACAGTAAACAGATTAAAATATTAACATTTCGGTCCAAAAAAAAAGGATTATAGAAGAATCAGGTGTCAGATGTTTACGTATATTTCGGGAAAATAACTTTAAATTTAGTACCAAAATGATTATCGGAGTACCCAAAGAAATTAAGAACAACGAAAACCGTGTCGGACTTACCCCGGCAGGAGTTAAAGAAATTATCATGCGAGGGCATCAGGTATATGTACAACAATCAGCCGGTTTAAACAGTGGTTTTCCTGATGAGGCTTATCTTTCAGCCGGCGCTAACCTGCTTCCAACAATTGAGGAAGTATATGCCGTTGCAGAAATGATTGTAAAAGTAAAAGAACCTATTGCTTCCGAGTATCCGTTGATTCGGGAAAATCAACTTCTTTTCACCTATTTTCATTTTGCCTCGGACGAAAATCTGACAAAAGCAATGATTGCCAGTAAAGCTGTTTGTTTGGCATACGAGACTGTTGAGAAAGCAGACGGATCATTACCTTTATTAATTCCCATGAGCGAAGTAGCAGGCCGTATGGCTACACAAGAAGGAACTCGCTTTCTGGAAAAACCTCAGGGTGGAAAAGGAATTTTATTAGGAGGTGTTCCGGGTGTTAAACCGGCAAAAGTTCTCGTATTGGGAGGAGGAATTGTTGGATTTAATGCAGCTAAAATGGCCGCTGGACTTGGAGCGGAGGTTATTATAGCCGATATTTCACTTCCAAGACTTCGCTGGTTGAATGAAAACCTGCCCGCAAATGTAAAAACATTATATTCTTCATCGCATAATATTGAAGGTGAGCTACACGATACCGATCTTGTAATTGGTGCTGTTCTTATTCCAGGAGCCAAAGCTCCCTATGTGCTGACAAAAGAAATGATCCCGCTGCTTAAAAAAGGAAGCGTTCTTGTAGATGTTGCAATAGATCAGGGAGGTTGTTTTGAGACATCCCACGCAACCACACATGCAAACCCTGTTTACGAAATAAATGGTGTAATACACTATTGCGTTGCCAACATCCCGGGAGCTGTACCACACACTTCAACATTGGCTCTCACCAATGCCACCCTACCCTACGTTATCACGCTGGCTAATGAAGGCTGGGAAAAAGCATGTGAAATGGATCATGGATTAAGATTAGGCCTTAATATTGTAAAAGGTAAAATTGTATACCAGGCAGTTGCAGAAGCATTCGGATGGGCATAAACCGATCTTAGAATTTTAAGTTGTTTAATATAAAATAGAAAAGGTTTCCCAATGGGAAACCTTTTCTATTTTATATTATTGTCATTATTTTCACGAACCAAAGAAGTATCTGAATATATCATTTCCGTTCGCATAGATCAATAAACCAAACAGTAATGCCATACCCACAATCTGCGAATATTCAAGAAACTTATCACTAGGTTTACGTCTTGCAACCACCTCATAAATTAAAAACATAACATGCCCTCCATCCAATGCCGGAATAGGAAGAATATTCATAAATGCAAGGATAATTGACAGAAAAGCAGTCCGTTCCCAGAAAATCATCCAATCCCACTGAGCAGGGAATAAACCTCCGATAGTTCCAAAACCTCCAAGACTGGAAGCTCCTTCTTTGGTAAACACATATTTCATATCATTCACATATCCCTTTAATGTGCTTACACCCTTCTGAATACCAGCCGGGAAAGAGGCAAAAAATCCATATGTGGTAGTTACAGTTTCAAAAACTTCCATCGGGCTTTTCATATAAATACCCATATGCCCTGCCGTATCAGTTGTTAGAGTCAAAGTAAGAGGATTTCCTGAACGATATATCCCAACTTCGATTGCTTCATTTTTATGTTTTGAAAGCATATCCGCTACATCGTCGGCTCCCGGAGTGGACGTTCCATTGACAGACACAATACTATCATTTGCCTGAAAACCGGCTGCTAAAGCAGGAGAATTTTCAGAAAATTTATTTACAACCATTGGATAGCGAAGTCCGGCAAATCCCTTTTTATCGCGCATCATACGTTGCATCAAATCATTTGGTATTGCAATTTCCTGCTCTTCGCCATTACGTAAAACCACAACTGTTTGTGCCTCTACAATCTTACGAATGGCTGATTCTCCAAAACGATCCAATTCTTGACCATTTGCCGATAAAAGAATATCACCGTCCTGGAACCCGATTTGTTTTGCGGTCTCACTATAATACATACCCATCTTCATATTCTTCAATGGAAGATAAGTATCACCCCAGGCAAACAAAACCATAGAGTATATAAACAAAGCCAGCAAAAAGTTAAACACTACTCCGGCAATCATAATCATCAATCGCTGACCTGCCGGTTTTGATCTGAATTCATATGGTTGAGGAGGTAATGCCATTTGTTCTTTATCCATCGATTCATCAATCATTCCGGATATTTTACAATATCCACCTAAAGGTAACCAGCCAATACCGTATTCAGTTTCACTCTTTTTAGGTTTAAACTTAAAAAGAGAGAACCAAGGGTCGAAGAAAAGATAAAACTTTTCAACTCTCACCTTAAAGATCCGGGCAAATAGGAAATGGCCGAATTCATGAACGACAACCAAAATTGATAAACTC
This window contains:
- the ald gene encoding alanine dehydrogenase → MIIGVPKEIKNNENRVGLTPAGVKEIIMRGHQVYVQQSAGLNSGFPDEAYLSAGANLLPTIEEVYAVAEMIVKVKEPIASEYPLIRENQLLFTYFHFASDENLTKAMIASKAVCLAYETVEKADGSLPLLIPMSEVAGRMATQEGTRFLEKPQGGKGILLGGVPGVKPAKVLVLGGGIVGFNAAKMAAGLGAEVIIADISLPRLRWLNENLPANVKTLYSSSHNIEGELHDTDLVIGAVLIPGAKAPYVLTKEMIPLLKKGSVLVDVAIDQGGCFETSHATTHANPVYEINGVIHYCVANIPGAVPHTSTLALTNATLPYVITLANEGWEKACEMDHGLRLGLNIVKGKIVYQAVAEAFGWA
- the rseP gene encoding RIP metalloprotease RseP, with the translated sequence METFLIKALQLILSLSILVVVHEFGHFLFARIFKVRVEKFYLFFDPWFSLFKFKPKKSETEYGIGWLPLGGYCKISGMIDESMDKEQMALPPQPYEFRSKPAGQRLMIMIAGVVFNFLLALFIYSMVLFAWGDTYLPLKNMKMGMYYSETAKQIGFQDGDILLSANGQELDRFGESAIRKIVEAQTVVVLRNGEEQEIAIPNDLMQRMMRDKKGFAGLRYPMVVNKFSENSPALAAGFQANDSIVSVNGTSTPGADDVADMLSKHKNEAIEVGIYRSGNPLTLTLTTDTAGHMGIYMKSPMEVFETVTTTYGFFASFPAGIQKGVSTLKGYVNDMKYVFTKEGASSLGGFGTIGGLFPAQWDWMIFWERTAFLSIILAFMNILPIPALDGGHVMFLIYEVVARRKPSDKFLEYSQIVGMALLFGLLIYANGNDIFRYFFGS